The Xiphophorus couchianus chromosome 22, X_couchianus-1.0, whole genome shotgun sequence genome includes the window GTAACGTAAATGCTGTGATGTTGAAGAGTGACGTCTAGACACAGTCCTCCTGAGAGACCAGCATGGTCATGCTGACTAAATTTGAAAAGACTGAAGAAGCAAAGCAAATTAACTCTAAACTCAAAAGTAAGATTTTAGTTAACTCTTAACCACAGCATGAAGGCTCTTGTGCAGTGGATAAAGTCACTAATTATGTAATTGCCTTCCAACACTTTTATGCAAGTCAAGCACTAAATGCTGTGATCATAAAGTCGCTGAATGTTATGCCATAAAATTCAGTGATTCAGTGGCTGTGATAATTGTCTTGTATGAGTATTTCCTCACTTCCTTATAAATTACCATAAGACCAAGAAAGCTGTAAGTTTCtgttttgctaatttatttaacCTGTTAGGCAGGTACATTTTATTCCAGTACATGcttatttaacatttatgcAACTGATGCCATATAAAGCAGAGTTAGCTTTGTGGATTGGACATCTTTAACTTTAGATTATAATTTCTGTAAGGTCTTATGAGAACTGCTGTGTGCTAGTCGCCTTCTGTCAGGATTCAAACCGACATCTCTTACAAATGACAGATTTATTCCCCTTCCCCTGCAGGTTGGATTACATATGGACACCCAGTAATGCCCACAATCACAACATGAGCCACATGTCAAAGAAACcacttcagttcagttcttttttttaactttattttaatcaaaattttataatcttgcaaagcaaaaaacatAGACATTAAACGGCATAAAGAACTGATGGGTGACTAAGGGAAGGAGAAAGTGatgcattgcaaaaaaaaaaagtaaactgagTTTTATGTCAGATTCATATGAATGAAATGACAGCTATCacacattatgttttttacccagttgcacatgtacattaaaaaatgacatgtaaTGAAACAACATTACATGTTAATGTTGAATAACAATGAACAAAACTTATGGAGATTGGGCCAAAGTTCAGTTTcacatttgaagaaaattgtATTCCCAGAACACTTCAATCAAATGACACAGTTTATAATTCAAAATATGAGATTGTTGTATGCCACCCAAATAAAATCTTGCAGTTCGGCGTCAGTATTACAATCACAAAGCATGCAAATTTTTACAtcgtaaaaatgtttatttgggttcattttttgaaaactaatCAATGCCAATCATTGCATTGCTGAAATATCAGTCACAAAATGACTATTTTCCCCCTCTAGTTTTATAATTAGTGTAACTGGTATTTTGTTAACATTAAACAAATAAGCCCAATGGATTATATAAGAAGatttaaaagagaacaaacatgACTTTTCTCATACAAAAAATAGAGACTTTGCAACACCCAATTTCACCTTATATGAACAAGGTATGACTGAGACGATGCCACCAAGGACCTGAGTGTGATTGTGTTGATAGGACAACTAACGCTTGTACAACAGATTTTGTTGGGGCCATTGCAGTAGGTTAGTCAGCtgattataaatatatttcattcaAATGCTAATAAACCCCCAAACCTTTGTAATATTAAAAGTATATCTATATAACGTAAAAATAACTACTGTAATTGTAAATGTAGTAAGTATAGTGTTTCTTAAAAGGAAGACAATGTTGAATTAGTGGAAACAATAGATtcaactttatttctttaaatatttaatatatatatattttttaaataatttatagtttgtttgttttacagggGGAAAAACCCCTGTAAAATCTTTCTCACGTCAGTGAAATTAATTTGACATGAACGTTGAGCTTGGGATCAGAATTCCCCAATCTAACGCTTGATATGGATTTTAAAGATCTCTCTCAAAGATGGGGAAGCCGTTTTCTCGTTGCTCCTTGACACAGTCTGCCAAATGCTTGCAGAGGGATTTCCCCGGACCAGAGAGAAGGTTCTGACTGGGGATGAAGAAGTTGTTGAGTTCGCCGCGTCTCAGGTGGCTTTCGAAGTCCTGTAGGAGCAGGCCGAAGCACCGATTGAGATCTGACGCTGCCCAGTCGCtgtctctggttctggagcaGCAGGCGTGGAGGAGCGTCGTCTTGGCATGGTAGGAGCAGAACTTGGCGAATGAAGAGTTGCTTTCCTTCAGCAGATGCAGGAGATGCTTGAGGAGCTTCAGACAGTCttttctggataaaaaaaaaagacttgaataAATACACTTGAGAATTGATAAAGAACTGAAAAACGTTTTGAGGTTATGAATCCCACGtgataaaattgttttatcagAGTGTCTGGCCTTTCCATCGAAAAAAATGTTTGCCGAggttgtgtttatttctgtaattatgTTCATgatgccattaaaaaaaactatttagtgtttgcaaaaaaaaaaaatgtgtaagcAGTCTTGCCTGCAGCAGCTTGCTCCCTCTCTTTCGCAGCATGTCTTCTCCGATCCATGTTTCTTTATGATATCCTTCTCGATGTGAGAAAATGAAACCCGCCAGACATCTGTGATGGAAAGACAAAATCATCCATTAGCTGCAGTGCAAGCCTTGTCTAGTAAGATAACATGTAAATTCTTTAGCTGAATCTATCTCCGACTGATCTTAGCATTgacctttttttgtaaataatcttGTATTAGACATTCCTAAACCTCTTTTCAGTCTGCGAACAGTTGGATAATTCGGTTCTGTAAAGTTGCACTCACCTTTGTTAAGAACGCCATCGTTTTTCACGTTGCCTCTACCTTCGTATTTTGGCACGAGGTAGTAAGGTTTCCGTTTGTACtcctgtttcactttagtcCCAAGCCACTGGTCAATTTTCAGACCATTGCTGGTAAAAGGTGGCCAGCTCAATTTCACTTTGAGACAGAGAACAACATCGAGGGAAATGATGACTGAGCCCACTTTGTGGGTCAAGGTCACTGCAGGGcagcctcctttttttttctcaatcgTCCATGCTAAAGCAAGAAAGAgagttttcattacaaatgtatgACTGGTTTATATTCACCTCGCCCCCCAAAGTACAtggaaatgtaatattttcatgAAATATTTGCCTTCTTATCACATGCCAAATCAAACAATTTCTGTAAGATATTTGTTTGATTAAGTTAATTagacataaaaagcaaacacagaacAAAGCAACCAGTTGGGCACTAACCTGGAAATCCCTTGGCAAATTTCTTCACTTCTTTTCTGAACTCTTGAAGCATTTCACTTGCAGATAAAATGTCATTCGGCTGGAATTTCATTAAAGGGCTATTGCCACGTTTTAATGCCACGCTATAGAAGGCTCCATTTTCCCCAAATGGTTCGATCTGAACTCGTTCAACCGGCATTGGAAGCATAACGTCAAACTCGTCAGGATCCGAGATCTGTGTGAACAAGAAGGACATTCAGCATAAATAACTtagcatttaataaaaaaaaaatttgtgttGTGAAACACGTTCActaaatttgagaaaatgttaacAGTAGTACCTTACCTTAAGGTTTTCATAATAACTTCCCGTGCGCAGCGGTTCGTCTACTTCTTGAAAATATAcggtttccttttttaaatacgTAATTAGGTTTTCTATAAAATCATTCACAACTTTACTTGTATCCGATTTGTCCTTTACCCTAATCTTCAGTTTTCTTAAAGTAGACTGTAGGACAGAGTCCACTGAAACTGATCTCGTCTTCAGCATACGTGGCTTTATTTTGTCAGCATCTACTGTATCGTAGGACTTTTCAGCAGccgtttcttttttcctccctgaAGGTCTCTCTATCTTTTTCTCCTCAGGTTGTGCACCTTCCATCTTTCCTGCAGCCTTGATACAGTGTGTTAGGGTCTCTGCCTTACCACCAGCTTTAGATTTAGTGGCCTTGAGAGAAGCCTTTGCTGTCTCTGACCTCATTGTTGTAGCTTGTGATCCCAGGTCTCTATGCAACGGAGGTGTTTTCACTGACTTGGACCTGCTGGAATAGGTTTTGGTTTTAGTCTTCTCCGGAGGCATTTGTTGTTCTCTGCTATGCTCCCTCGTCAAATGTTTGCCCTTTTCTTTAGTAGTTTCCTTCACAGACGGCTTCTCTTCGGCATGGTTTGGCTTCAGAGGatcctctttctttttcctcctgctGGTTTCCCGCCTCTCCTTTCTAGAGTCTGAGCATTGTGCCGAGTCAGGACTCTTTGCCTGACGAGATCTCTCTCTGCAACTCATAACGAGGAAATGAAAGCAATGAAACTGCGCTGCTGAAGATATACTAATGCCATGCTTCCTGTCACACGCCCCTACCATATTTGGTTGAATGCTCCCGAGCTCTTCCAGGTGCAGTAGTATGGAGTCATTTACTTACTCATAGACTAGATATCTTTTCATCGAGTGGATTTATGTGCATTTTCTCcatcattatatatataaaaaagatgtttttattcctgTGACAACAGCTACATCTTGTGGCTATAAGCTTGAATTAAAGGACTTTTCTGACTTTCCAAATCCATAGGTTCAGATACAAACATAGTACTACCAGACAACAAAGTACTTTGGTTGAGAGATGTTTAATGTTGCAAAGAGGCTCATGCCATCTCACAATAAGGTGCAGTAGCTTATGCCAATTCAGTATTCCTCGGTGAAAGTGCAAAATTAGCAAAAAGCCAATCAAAGTGCTTCAGGAGTCAAAAAGAGAGGCTGTTTTGAGTCCCTTCAAGGACAGGCTTAAACTTTCTCTAAGTGGTATTTAAAGCTTAAATACAACAGATGTTCCACTAACACACTAAAATGGTTCTAGCTAACATGTTTAACTCTTGCTATTGGTTCACATTGAGCAGCAAGTAGGTGCGAACACTTAAAGCAGAACATGTAAGGAGACCCAGGACCATAACTCCAGACAGCTAAGATTTACAGTGTAAGTCTATTTGTTCAGTATCACAGAAAAGTATTACCATAAACCAAATTAACAGCTCACATTTAGTAccatgttggggttttttttgtttaacttctTGTTACCACATGTTACACAATGGGAGTCTGGCCACTGAGATGGATTCCGGAGTATGGCAACATGGATTGAAGATCTAACATCTTTCTTTCCTTCGAATGCTTTTGCGATGCATTGTGATGATTAACCAGTCTTTGATTATTAAGTTGAAGTGGCCAATCACAAGATGGAGTTGGATGAGGGCTGTCCTGCCTTGGGAGACCTTGTGGTCGGCAGAGCAGCACAACATTCATTTGTTCCTCTGGGCCTTCTGAGCAGACTTGGTGATTTTACCAGTGGTAGACAATTTCTTCTCCACACCTTTTATCACTCCCACTGCCACGGTCTGACGCATGTCACGCACCGCAAAACGACCTGTGATGGAAattcaagaaagaaagaaaaaaaaaacgatgcaGAGCACAACTTAACAGTGCTGTATTAGATACTTTTGAGGAGCCAAACGAGACTTTTGAGAGCTTTTCAAGTCATTCAAGCCCTTCCCAGTTGAACTTACCCAATGGAGGATACTCGGAGAAGCTCTCAACACACATAGGCTTGCCAGGAATCATATCAACGATGGCGGCATCTCCAGATTTGAGAGACTTGGGATTGTCTTCCAGCTTCTTGCCAGAGCGCCGGTCAATTTTTTCCTTGAGCTCTGCAAACTTGCAGGCGATATGAGCAGTGTGGCAGTCCAGCACAGGAGCATAACCAGCACTGATCTGCCCAGGATGGTTGAGGATAATCACCTACAAAGCAAAGTGGATGGCCTGTAAATAGGAAGCTTGCTTCCTGCTagattatgattattattattattttttttttttgctgatttaaCAGTAGTTACATGGTGTTT containing:
- the cgasa gene encoding cyclic GMP-AMP synthase, with the translated sequence MVGACDRKHGISISSAAQFHCFHFLVMSCRERSRQAKSPDSAQCSDSRKERRETSRRKKKEDPLKPNHAEEKPSVKETTKEKGKHLTREHSREQQMPPEKTKTKTYSSRSKSVKTPPLHRDLGSQATTMRSETAKASLKATKSKAGGKAETLTHCIKAAGKMEGAQPEEKKIERPSGRKKETAAEKSYDTVDADKIKPRMLKTRSVSVDSVLQSTLRKLKIRVKDKSDTSKVVNDFIENLITYLKKETVYFQEVDEPLRTGSYYENLKISDPDEFDVMLPMPVERVQIEPFGENGAFYSVALKRGNSPLMKFQPNDILSASEMLQEFRKEVKKFAKGFPAWTIEKKKGGCPAVTLTHKVGSVIISLDVVLCLKVKLSWPPFTSNGLKIDQWLGTKVKQEYKRKPYYLVPKYEGRGNVKNDGVLNKDVWRVSFSHIEKDIIKKHGSEKTCCEREGASCCRKDCLKLLKHLLHLLKESNSSFAKFCSYHAKTTLLHACCSRTRDSDWAASDLNRCFGLLLQDFESHLRRGELNNFFIPSQNLLSGPGKSLCKHLADCVKEQRENGFPIFERDL